In one window of Falco cherrug isolate bFalChe1 chromosome 12, bFalChe1.pri, whole genome shotgun sequence DNA:
- the NPHS2 gene encoding podocin, whose protein sequence is MRMDKRSRSSSRESHRRRRESSATPSKREKRESSREAGKGRGDIKQEKAKEIKSTTGTDGRVHTSTVVDVDDVISDEEMEAMALLDSEQQQEGAKSPGLGICEWLLTILSFLFIIMTFPISVWFCLKVVREYERAIVFRLGHLLPGRAKGPGLFFFLPCLDTYHKIDLRLKTLEIPFHQVVTKDMVTLEIDAVCYYRLENASLLLTTLTSISSAIQLLVQTTTKRLLAHRAFSELLLERKSISQEIKVALDAVTGCWGIKVERTEINNVQLPAEVRQSLAVEEEAQRQAKVRVIAAEGEKAASESLRMAAEILSSTPAAAQLRYLHALHSLTAEKPAAFILPLPLDAMNLVSPATHSPPAASSHLTGTIKLPESPKDKKDSPML, encoded by the exons ATGAGGATGGATAAGAGGTCTCGGAGCTCTTCCAGGGAGTCTCATAGGAGACGGAGAGAGTCCTCCGCTACACCAAGCAAACgagagaagagggagagcagcagagaagctggcAAAGGAAGGGGAGACAtaaagcaggagaaagcaaaggagatCAAGAGCACCACAGGGACCGATGGTAGGGTGCACACGTCCACAGTGGTGGACGTGGATGATGTGATATCTGATGAAGAAATGGAAGCAATGGCGTTGCTGGACAGCGAGCAGCAACAGGAAG GTGCAAAGTCTCCTGGTCTGGGCATCTGTGAGTGGCTTCTGACCATCTTGTCTTTCCTGTTCATCATAATGACCTTCCCCATTTCTGTCTGGTTCTGCCTGAAG GTAGTGCGGGAGTATGAAAGAGCCATCGTTTTCCGACTTGGGCATCTCCTTCCCGGCAGAGCCAAAGGGCCTG gccttttctttttccttccctgtctgGATACATACCACAAGATAGACCTCCGCCTCAAAACCCTGGAGATCCCCTTCCATCAG GTGGTGACCAAAGACATGGTTACCTTGGAGATAGATGCTGTCTGCTACTACCGGTTGGAGAATGCCTCTCTTCTCCTCACCACCCTGACCAGCATCTCCAGTGCcatccagctgctggtgcagacAACCACAAAACGCCTCCTGGCACATCGAGCTTTTTCTGAACTTCTCTTGGAGAGGAAAAGCATCAGCCAGGAGATAAAG GTGGCTTTGGATGCGGTCACAGGCTGCTGGGGGATCAAAGTGGAGAGAACAGAAAT CAACAAcgtgcagctgcctgctgaagTCCGGCAATCCCTGGCTGTGGAAGAGGAGGCCCAGAGACAGGCCAAAGTGCGG GTGATTGCTGCTGAGGGGGAAAAGGCTGCTTCTGAGTCCCTGCGGATGGCAGCTGAGATCCTGTCCAGCACCCCTGCGGCTGCTCAGCTCCGTTACCTCCATGCACTGCACTCCCTTACTGCAGAGAAACCTGCTGCTTTCATCTTGCCCTTGCCTTTGGATGCCATGAACCTGGTCTCTCCGGCTACCCACAGTCCTCCGGCAGCGAGCAGCCACCTCACAGGCACCATAAAGCTCCCAGAAAGCCCCAAAGACAAGAAGGACTCACCCATGCTCTAA